Genomic window (Flavobacteriales bacterium):
CCTGATCCGCCTGATCTATTATCCCATCCACCGCAAGAAGGAGAACCTCTTCACCTACTTCGTCTTCAATTTCCTCATTTTCTTCCTGTGCATTCTGATGAACAACGTGAAGCTGAGCATGGGCTTCGGCTTTGGGCTGTTCGCCGTGTTCAGCATCATACGCTACCGCACCGAACAACTGGAGGTGAAAGACATGACATACCTGTTCACCGCAATCTGCCTGGCCGTGATCAACGCCTTGGCCGGCAAAAAGATCAGCCTTGCGGAACTGCTCTTCACCAACGCGATGGTGCTCACCTTGGTGTATGTGCTGGAACAGGTATGGCTCACCCGGCACGAAGCCATGCGCATCTTGATCTATGAGCGGATCGAATTGATCAAACCGGTGAACAAGCAGGCATTGTTCACGGACCTGCAGGAGCGTCTGGGTATCCGTGTGAGCCGCGTGGAAGTGGGCCGGATCGACCTGCTGCGAGACACCGCCCAATTACGCGTGTTCTACTTTGAGGACGAGCAGGGGCACGAGAATTATCGGGAACCTATCCGGGACGACAACGACGACTAGTGTACCAACCCGTAAGCTCCTGAACTGTCTTCACCTCCCTTCTCCCTTCTGCGGCGTTGGAACATTTCGCCGTTGCTACGGCTACGCCGTACATGTTCCGCCTTGCATAAGGAAGAAATTGAGGCAAAGCCTTAGTTCACCAACTTACGGGTTAGCCTACTAGTGCTTTTCCACTAGAACGATCGCGTAGGCGCACACCCCTTCCTCCCGGCCCACAAATCCCATCTTCTCGTTCGTGCTGGCCTTGACGGACACGGCATCCTGATCAGTGCCCAACAGCTCGGCGATCGCGGCGCGCATGGCGTCCACATGGGGCCGCAACTTGGGTTTTTCCAGCACCACCGTGCAATCCATGTTGCCCACGGTCCAGCCTTTTTCGCGGAGCAGCTTCACCACGTGCGCAAGCAGTTTCCTGCTGTCGGCATCCTTCCAGGCCGCGTCG
Coding sequences:
- a CDS encoding 2-C-methyl-D-erythritol 2,4-cyclodiphosphate synthase — its product is MRVRTGFGYDSHRLVEGRPFMLGGIAIPHDKGGLGHSDADVLLHAICDALLGAVALGDIGLHFPDTDAAWKDADSRKLLAHVVKLLREKGWTVGNMDCTVVLEKPKLRPHVDAMRAAIAELLGTDQDAVSVKASTNEKMGFVGREEGVCAYAIVLVEKH
- a CDS encoding DUF4956 domain-containing protein, whose product is MKIFGMNLFHEDLWELLFKFGLDAIVVFILIRLIYYPIHRKKENLFTYFVFNFLIFFLCILMNNVKLSMGFGFGLFAVFSIIRYRTEQLEVKDMTYLFTAICLAVINALAGKKISLAELLFTNAMVLTLVYVLEQVWLTRHEAMRILIYERIELIKPVNKQALFTDLQERLGIRVSRVEVGRIDLLRDTAQLRVFYFEDEQGHENYREPIRDDNDD